A stretch of Ranitomeya variabilis isolate aRanVar5 chromosome 3, aRanVar5.hap1, whole genome shotgun sequence DNA encodes these proteins:
- the LOC143817922 gene encoding uncharacterized protein LOC143817922 yields the protein MDQVVLRRLWVEVAKSLWDGFDSASAKDKGNFLKKLRTRWRSMKDRFNKGLRNEEEQSRSGAAAAKSVPYKYSRALQFLRPILGRRQTHSSTLERARPAGADLHESPSDPSQPSHSDSRLAPPSGEPAAGPSGVPLPEASGAPSFGNSRQRQRASDRPAMPEFLHLSTVFQNCFKALSDKMDTRLSNIDRRLENLEAELSNPAKHFLSTIGKGMVEHLTPELQISVMQSCNTAYVRALQQARVMQSATLPVVPSLASMTPTPAAEPLQPPHRGPRAERRHHSHHSSVPPTPAPARPSSSRSRHSGGAAAGEQRKRKRRRTHTEALAAPIPTPRTRRGSSHSRSSQGQPRSWQRLVLPPPSPTDVPVSPVYPAEGLDLPSSLLDSDSASSSSPRSQPPETYRSPLVADVDTP from the exons atggaccaggtggtgttgaggcgtttgtgggtagaggtggcaaagtcgctgtgggatggctttgacagtgcctcagcgaaggacaaaggcaactttc ttaaaaagttgaggaccagatggcgatccatgaaggaccgtttcaataaggggctcagGAATGAGGAGGAGCAAtcgcggagtggtgctgctgcggccaagtcggtgccctataagtacagcagggcactacagttcctaagaccgatccttggccgccgaca gacacacagcagcaccctcgagcgagctcgccccgcaggagcagaccttcatgaatcgccatctgacccgtcacagccctcccacagcgacagcaggcttgcaccaccatctggagaaccggcagccggtccatcaggtgttcccctgcccgaggcctctggcgcaccttcgttcgggaattcccgacagcgccagcgggcctcggacaggccagccatgcccgaatttttgcatttgagcacagttttccagaactgtttcaaggcgttgagcgataaaatggacactcgtctgtccaatatcgaccggcgccttgaaaatctggaagccgagctctcgaatccggccaaacattttttaagtactattggtaagggcatggtggaacaccttacgccggaactccagatttcggtgatgcagtcctgtaacactgcctacgtgagggctctgcagcaggctcgggtcatgcagtcagcgacactgcccgtagtaccgtcgctggctagcatgactccgactcctgctgcagagccactccagccaccccaccgaggtccacgtgccgagcgacgccaccacagccaccatagcagtgtgccgccgactcctgctcctgccaggccctcatcctcccgtagccgtcattctgggggagctgccgcgggagagcAAAGAAAGCGCAAAAGAAGGAGGACacacactgaggctctggctgctccaataccgacACCGAGGACGCGTCGGGGCTCTagtcacagcaggagcagccagggccaaccaagaagctggcaaaggcttgtgttgcctcctccctcccctacagatgtgccggtttccccagtataccctgcggagggtttggaccttcCTTCCAGTCTCCTGGACTCTGACTCcgcatcctcttcctctccccgttcccaaccaccagagacttaccgttcaccgctggtagcggatgttgataccccctaa